From a region of the Vicingus serpentipes genome:
- a CDS encoding phosphatase PAP2 family protein produces the protein MLYIVPFIVTLIFLSDKISVYFFKEVFMRLRPCHNPEIANLVHIVSDHCGGQYGFVSSHATNTFALAVFVGLLVKQKISWLLPTLVIWAAVVSYSRIYLGVHYPGDVICGAILGAIIGKFVFMMLSFINKKIDNKIGL, from the coding sequence TTGCTTTATATCGTTCCATTTATTGTAACGTTAATTTTTTTAAGCGATAAAATTTCTGTGTATTTTTTTAAAGAGGTATTTATGCGATTACGGCCTTGTCATAATCCTGAAATAGCTAATTTGGTTCATATTGTTAGTGATCATTGTGGAGGTCAATATGGATTTGTATCTTCTCACGCTACAAATACTTTTGCTTTAGCAGTTTTTGTAGGCTTGCTGGTAAAACAAAAAATTTCCTGGTTGTTACCAACACTTGTAATTTGGGCGGCAGTTGTATCTTACAGCAGAATTTATTTAGGAGTTCATTATCCTGGGGATGTAATTTGCGGTGCAATATTGGGTGCAATTATTGGCAAATTTGTTTTTATGATGCTTAGTTTTATCAATAAAAAAATAGACAATAAAATAGGGTTATGA
- a CDS encoding S41 family peptidase, producing the protein MKNRISKIVLIVSIAISSVVSVGFVDSYFEVSKNLDIFATLFRELNIYYVDDSDPGKLMKTGIDAMLKSLDPYTNYIPESNIEDYKMMTTGQYGGIGALIQKQGDYVIISEPYEGFGAFKAGLIAGDKILEVDGKSVKGKSTTDIREFLLGQPGSTIELKIERPGTPEPLLKKVTREEVKIKDVPYFGMVADSVGYIKLTGFTETASAEVKEAFNKLKEENMQSLVLDLRGNGGGLLKEAVSIVNFFVPKGADIVNTKGKIKDWDKSYVATLNPLDMDIPVVVLIDGGSASASEIVSGSLQDNDRAIVMGTQSFGKGLVQSVRPLSYNSKLKVTVAKYYTPSGRCIQKLDYSHRDDEGKVNEIADSLITEFKTVHNKRPVFDGKGISPDIEVDREPISDISVSLLTKSLFFNFATEYRLKHETIAPAKEFELSAEDYKSFVEFLSDKDYAYTTESEDLLASLEKTTKEEKYFEDVKIEYEQLKEKLSLHKGDDLNTFKEEISKILETEIVGRYYYQKGQIEISLKKDATLNEAIKTLGDKDLYNSILAGTNK; encoded by the coding sequence ATGAAAAATAGAATTTCAAAAATAGTGTTGATTGTTAGTATAGCAATCTCATCAGTAGTTTCAGTTGGTTTTGTTGATAGTTATTTTGAAGTATCTAAAAACCTTGACATTTTCGCAACTCTTTTTAGAGAGTTAAACATTTATTATGTTGATGATTCTGACCCAGGTAAATTAATGAAAACAGGGATAGATGCGATGTTAAAATCGTTAGATCCTTACACCAATTACATCCCAGAATCGAATATTGAAGATTATAAAATGATGACCACTGGTCAATACGGCGGTATTGGTGCGTTAATTCAAAAACAAGGTGATTATGTAATTATTTCTGAACCCTACGAAGGCTTTGGTGCTTTTAAAGCAGGTTTAATTGCTGGTGACAAAATTTTGGAAGTTGATGGAAAATCAGTAAAAGGAAAATCAACAACAGATATTAGAGAGTTTTTATTGGGACAACCAGGCTCTACGATTGAATTGAAAATTGAGCGACCAGGTACTCCTGAGCCTTTATTAAAAAAAGTAACTCGTGAAGAAGTGAAAATTAAAGATGTACCTTATTTTGGAATGGTGGCTGATTCTGTTGGATATATTAAACTAACTGGCTTTACAGAAACTGCAAGTGCTGAAGTAAAAGAAGCTTTTAATAAATTGAAAGAAGAAAATATGCAATCGCTTGTTTTAGATTTAAGGGGGAACGGTGGAGGATTGCTTAAAGAAGCGGTAAGTATTGTTAACTTTTTTGTGCCAAAAGGTGCTGATATTGTTAACACTAAAGGAAAAATAAAAGACTGGGACAAATCTTATGTTGCTACTTTAAATCCTTTAGACATGGACATTCCTGTTGTTGTTTTAATAGATGGTGGTTCGGCTTCAGCTTCTGAAATTGTTTCAGGATCTTTACAAGACAATGATAGAGCTATTGTAATGGGAACTCAATCTTTTGGAAAAGGATTGGTTCAATCAGTTAGACCATTAAGCTATAATTCAAAACTAAAAGTAACCGTTGCTAAATATTATACGCCAAGCGGAAGATGTATTCAAAAATTAGACTATTCACACAGAGATGATGAAGGAAAAGTAAATGAAATTGCTGATTCTTTGATTACCGAGTTTAAAACCGTTCACAATAAGCGTCCAGTTTTTGATGGTAAAGGTATTTCTCCTGATATTGAAGTTGATCGTGAACCTATTAGTGATATTTCAGTGAGTTTATTAACTAAAAGCTTGTTTTTTAATTTCGCTACAGAATATCGTTTAAAACATGAAACTATTGCTCCTGCAAAAGAGTTTGAATTATCTGCAGAAGATTATAAATCATTTGTTGAGTTTCTTTCGGATAAAGATTATGCCTACACAACTGAAAGTGAAGATTTATTAGCTTCTCTTGAAAAAACAACCAAAGAAGAAAAGTATTTTGAAGATGTTAAAATTGAATATGAGCAATTAAAAGAAAAATTAAGCTTACATAAAGGTGATGATTTAAATACGTTTAAGGAAGAGATTTCAAAGATTTTAGAGACTGAAATTGTTGGTCGATACTACTATCAAAAAGGGCAAATTGAAATTTCTTTAAAAAAGGATGCAACCCTTAATGAGGCTATTAAAACATTAGGTGATAAAGACTTGTACAATTCGATTTTAGCCGGGACAAACAAGTAG
- the gyrB gene encoding DNA topoisomerase (ATP-hydrolyzing) subunit B: protein MSEEKKGYSADSIQALEGMEHVRMRPSMYIGDVGIRGLHHLVYEVIDNSIDEALAGHCDTITININEDNSITVKDNGRGIPVDMHKKEGVSALEVVMTKIGAGGKFDKDSYKVSGGLHGVGVSCVNALSEHLHAIVYREGKTYEQEYSKGKALYPVKETGTTDHRGTQVTFLPDKSIFDSTIYNYETLANRMRELSFLNKGITITLTDKREVEENGEFKAEVFHSDEGLSEFVKYIDSSREPLIADVISIEGEKGGIPVEVAMIYNTSYAENIHAYVNNINTHEGGTHLSGFRRGLTNTLKKYADASGMLDKLKFEISGDDFREGLTAIVSVKVQEPQFEGQTKTKLGNREVTAPVSQAVSEMLENYLEEHPADARAIVQKVILAATARHAARKAREMVQRKNVLTGSGLPGKLADCASKDPAESEIYLVEGDSAGGTAKQGRDRHFQAIMPLRGKILNVEKAMSHKIFENEEIKNIYTALGVRVGTEEDERALNTEKLRYHKVIIMCDADVDGSHIETLILTFFFRHMQELIEKGYIYIATPPLYLVKKGKEQRYCWNDDDRDRTVQELKGKGSESSVGIQRYKGLGEMNAEQLWSTTMNPEFRTLRQITIENAAAADHTFSMLMGDEVPPRREFIERNAKYANIDL from the coding sequence ATGAGCGAAGAAAAAAAAGGCTATTCAGCCGATAGTATTCAGGCATTAGAAGGAATGGAGCACGTTAGAATGCGTCCATCAATGTATATTGGAGATGTTGGTATTAGAGGTTTACATCATTTAGTGTACGAGGTAATTGACAACTCAATTGATGAAGCTTTAGCTGGGCATTGTGATACGATTACAATTAACATCAATGAAGATAATTCAATTACTGTAAAAGATAACGGTAGAGGTATCCCTGTTGATATGCACAAAAAAGAAGGTGTTTCTGCTTTAGAAGTAGTAATGACTAAAATTGGTGCCGGAGGTAAATTTGATAAAGATTCGTATAAAGTATCTGGAGGATTACACGGTGTTGGTGTTTCTTGTGTGAATGCACTTTCTGAGCACCTACACGCTATAGTATATAGAGAAGGGAAAACCTACGAACAAGAATATTCAAAAGGGAAGGCTCTTTATCCTGTAAAAGAAACAGGAACAACAGACCATAGAGGAACTCAAGTTACTTTTTTACCAGATAAATCTATATTTGATTCAACCATTTATAATTATGAGACTTTAGCAAATCGTATGAGAGAATTGTCGTTCTTAAATAAAGGAATTACAATTACCCTTACCGATAAAAGAGAAGTAGAAGAGAATGGTGAGTTTAAAGCAGAAGTTTTTCATTCAGACGAAGGGTTATCGGAATTTGTAAAATATATAGATTCTTCTCGTGAGCCACTTATTGCAGATGTAATTAGTATTGAAGGAGAAAAAGGTGGAATTCCTGTTGAAGTAGCTATGATTTATAATACATCATATGCTGAAAACATTCACGCTTACGTAAATAACATTAATACTCACGAAGGAGGTACTCACCTTTCTGGATTTAGAAGAGGATTAACAAATACACTTAAAAAGTATGCTGATGCTTCAGGAATGCTTGATAAGTTAAAGTTTGAAATTTCTGGAGACGACTTTAGAGAAGGATTAACAGCAATTGTTTCTGTAAAAGTTCAAGAACCTCAGTTTGAAGGTCAAACCAAAACAAAATTAGGAAACAGAGAAGTTACTGCTCCAGTGAGCCAAGCAGTAAGTGAAATGTTAGAAAACTACTTAGAAGAACATCCTGCAGATGCAAGAGCTATTGTTCAAAAAGTAATTTTAGCGGCAACTGCTCGTCATGCAGCTCGTAAGGCTCGTGAGATGGTTCAACGTAAAAATGTTTTAACAGGTAGTGGTTTGCCTGGTAAATTAGCTGATTGCGCATCTAAAGATCCTGCTGAAAGTGAAATATACTTAGTAGAGGGAGATTCTGCAGGAGGTACAGCAAAACAAGGTAGAGATAGACACTTTCAAGCAATTATGCCTTTAAGAGGAAAGATTTTGAATGTTGAGAAAGCGATGTCTCATAAAATATTTGAAAACGAAGAGATTAAAAATATCTATACGGCATTAGGAGTAAGAGTTGGTACAGAAGAAGACGAAAGAGCATTAAACACAGAAAAATTAAGATATCATAAGGTTATTATTATGTGTGATGCCGATGTTGATGGTTCGCATATTGAGACGTTAATTTTAACATTCTTTTTCCGTCACATGCAAGAGCTAATTGAAAAGGGATATATCTACATTGCTACACCTCCATTATATTTAGTTAAAAAAGGAAAAGAGCAACGTTATTGTTGGAATGATGATGATAGAGATAGAACAGTTCAAGAATTGAAAGGAAAAGGATCGGAGTCAAGTGTTGGTATTCAACGATACAAAGGTTTAGGAGAAATGAATGCTGAACAACTTTGGTCAACTACAATGAATCCTGAGTTTAGAACATTAAGACAAATTACTATCGAAAATGCAGCGGCAGCAGATCATACATTCTCTATGTTAATGGGTGATGAAGTGCCACCTCGTAGAGAGTTTATTGAAAGAAATGCGAAGTATGCAAACATCGATTTATAA
- the yidD gene encoding membrane protein insertion efficiency factor YidD: MRRILSKIFILLIRFYQLSISPILGQNCRYSPTCSQYSIEAINKYGALKGGWIALKRIFSCHPWGGNGYDPVP, encoded by the coding sequence ATGAGAAGGATATTAAGTAAAATATTTATCCTTTTAATTCGATTTTATCAATTAAGCATTTCGCCCATTTTAGGACAAAATTGCAGATATTCACCAACTTGCTCGCAATATAGCATTGAAGCAATTAATAAATATGGTGCTTTAAAAGGTGGTTGGATAGCTTTAAAGAGGATTTTTTCTTGTCACCCTTGGGGTGGAAATGGATACGATCCTGTACCTTAA
- the rnpA gene encoding ribonuclease P protein component, whose amino-acid sequence MKLNNKFSKKEHLKSHNDIQFLFAKGRSVNEPSIRVVYTKKEEKTGIYLNAGFAVPKKNIRLAVNRNLIRRRIKEAYRLNNHELKESLKENGQELNVMFIYTAKEIFTYKEVEEKIKVILKRLKALNEKDIK is encoded by the coding sequence ATGAAGTTAAACAACAAATTTTCAAAAAAAGAACACCTTAAAAGTCACAACGACATTCAGTTTTTGTTTGCTAAAGGTCGTTCTGTAAATGAGCCTTCTATAAGAGTTGTTTATACTAAAAAAGAGGAGAAGACAGGAATATATCTAAACGCAGGTTTTGCTGTGCCTAAAAAAAACATCCGACTAGCAGTTAACAGAAATTTAATACGACGAAGAATAAAAGAAGCTTACCGCTTAAATAATCATGAATTAAAAGAAAGCCTTAAAGAAAATGGGCAAGAATTAAATGTAATGTTTATTTATACCGCTAAAGAAATTTTTACGTACAAAGAGGTTGAAGAAAAAATAAAAGTAATTTTAAAACGTTTAAAAGCTTTGAATGAGAAGGATATTAAGTAA
- the pafA gene encoding alkaline phosphatase PafA: MKNFILAILLMATTVSNAQNNKPKLVVGIVVDQMRYDYLDRYWNKFGEDGFKKLINNGFNCQNTHYNYMPTYTAPGHASIYSGTTPENHGIIANTWFNKESGKYFYCTEDTTVATLGSGSKNGLMSPKNMITTTITDELKLATNFKGKVIGVSLKDRGAILPAGHKADAAYWYDGGNEGKWISSTYYMNDLPKWVQDVNSKNSANTYLNKPWNTLLPIKDYTESIPDDNHYEGTFTGEEKPIFPHNLPALRDSNSNYSLIKATPFGNTILKEMAIAAIKGEQLGKDDITDFLAISFSSPDYVGHQFGPMSIEVEDTYLRLDRELAEILTLLEAQFKNDEVLIFLTADHGAVNVPQYLIDNHIPAGYFDMKSAAKDLSKKCKTQFGVDSLIRNISNSHVFLDYNRIDANKLNQKKIENAIATWLLDYEGVALTLTRNSLESTKFDEGIASIIQRGFNQNRSGDILFTLESGWIMSGYSTGTTHGSPYQYDTHVPLLWYGAGIAKGETKSKIVIPDIAATLAVMLNIQAPSACTGLPIKELVK, translated from the coding sequence ATGAAGAATTTTATTTTAGCCATTTTATTAATGGCAACTACAGTTTCAAACGCTCAAAACAACAAGCCAAAACTTGTTGTTGGTATTGTGGTTGATCAAATGCGTTACGATTATTTAGATCGCTATTGGAATAAATTTGGTGAGGATGGGTTTAAAAAATTAATTAATAATGGTTTTAATTGTCAGAATACCCATTACAATTATATGCCAACCTATACGGCTCCAGGGCATGCATCTATTTATTCAGGAACAACACCAGAAAACCATGGAATTATAGCAAATACTTGGTTTAATAAAGAGTCGGGAAAATATTTTTATTGTACTGAAGATACAACAGTAGCTACTTTGGGGAGTGGTTCTAAAAATGGACTAATGTCTCCTAAAAATATGATTACTACAACAATTACAGATGAGCTAAAATTAGCAACTAATTTTAAAGGTAAAGTAATCGGCGTTTCATTAAAGGATAGAGGAGCAATATTACCTGCAGGGCACAAAGCAGATGCAGCTTATTGGTACGATGGCGGAAATGAAGGAAAATGGATAAGCAGCACATACTACATGAATGACTTGCCAAAATGGGTGCAAGATGTTAACTCTAAAAATTCAGCAAATACCTATTTAAACAAACCTTGGAATACACTATTACCAATAAAAGATTATACTGAAAGCATTCCTGATGATAATCATTATGAAGGAACATTTACAGGTGAAGAAAAACCTATTTTTCCTCATAATTTACCAGCTTTAAGAGATAGTAATTCAAACTATAGTTTAATTAAAGCTACTCCTTTTGGAAATACCATTTTAAAAGAAATGGCAATTGCAGCAATTAAAGGAGAGCAGCTAGGGAAAGATGATATTACCGACTTTTTAGCGATTAGTTTCTCTTCACCTGATTATGTGGGGCACCAATTTGGACCAATGTCTATTGAGGTGGAAGATACTTACTTAAGATTAGATAGAGAATTAGCTGAGATTTTAACATTATTAGAAGCGCAATTTAAAAATGATGAAGTTTTAATCTTTTTAACAGCTGATCATGGAGCAGTTAATGTTCCCCAGTATTTAATTGACAATCATATTCCTGCAGGTTATTTTGATATGAAATCTGCTGCAAAAGATTTGAGTAAAAAATGTAAAACTCAATTTGGCGTAGATAGTTTAATTCGAAATATTTCTAATAGCCATGTATTTTTAGATTACAACCGTATTGATGCTAATAAACTAAATCAGAAAAAAATTGAAAATGCTATTGCTACTTGGCTATTGGACTACGAAGGCGTTGCATTAACATTAACAAGAAATAGTTTAGAAAGCACAAAATTTGATGAAGGTATAGCCTCAATAATTCAAAGAGGATTTAATCAAAATCGTTCGGGAGATATTTTGTTTACACTTGAATCGGGCTGGATAATGTCTGGGTACTCAACAGGCACAACACATGGCTCTCCTTATCAATACGATACACATGTACCATTGCTTTGGTATGGTGCTGGTATTGCAAAAGGTGAAACGAAAAGTAAAATTGTAATACCAGATATCGCTGCTACTTTAGCAGTAATGTTAAATATTCAGGCGCCAAGCGCATGTACAGGATTACCAATTAAAGAACTTGTAAAATGA
- a CDS encoding O-antigen ligase family protein yields MLSSFKNPYFNSHNLYLFGAISICVGLSLSKPLLGLGQLLISVAWIVDGNLKNKIKAFFTNPLAIALIAFFGLTLIGLINTSDFGYAFKDIKRKLPLFVIPFVLFSKKFTAKELKLFFIIYIGGVLSSSFWSVFVKLGGLGITIHDYRDLSRFNSHIRFGLEICLAIFGAGYYFFKTPNAKEKIVWLLTIVWLSIFMVFISLFTGIAILFVVTVLMILFFSFKLKLKPLKIALFLSPILILAFGGYKLEKSYSSFYENNKPLKELEKTANGRFYFHDSTATNKENGYYTFRNNCFGEMFWEWEKKSTLPFHGNDLKGQKLKITLTRFLTSKGVYKDSLSVYNLTPKEINAIENGVANYKLVNMSSIDKRLFDIIWEFDNYKNGGDINGHSILMRLEYWKTGLEIFIDNQILGVGSGDIQAAFDKQYELNNSTLKPQFRLRAHNQYITIAATFGVVGIVLFCWFLFYPMVKTKSYQNYLYVAFFLIILVSMLTEDTLDTQIGITFFAFFNTLFVLNHKILD; encoded by the coding sequence ATGCTTAGCAGTTTTAAAAACCCTTATTTTAATTCTCATAACCTTTATCTTTTTGGTGCAATATCAATTTGTGTAGGATTGTCGCTTTCAAAACCTTTGTTGGGCCTTGGTCAGTTATTAATCTCTGTTGCTTGGATTGTTGATGGAAATCTTAAAAACAAAATCAAAGCGTTTTTTACAAACCCATTAGCTATAGCTTTAATTGCTTTTTTTGGACTAACATTAATTGGATTAATTAATACATCTGATTTCGGTTATGCTTTTAAAGATATTAAAAGAAAACTCCCACTTTTTGTTATCCCTTTTGTGCTATTCTCAAAAAAATTTACAGCAAAAGAGCTAAAATTATTTTTTATAATCTATATAGGAGGGGTTCTTTCCTCTTCTTTTTGGAGTGTTTTTGTAAAGCTTGGAGGGCTTGGAATTACTATTCATGATTATCGAGATTTATCGAGATTTAATTCTCACATCCGCTTTGGATTAGAAATATGTTTAGCCATTTTTGGTGCTGGTTATTACTTTTTTAAAACTCCAAATGCTAAAGAAAAAATTGTTTGGCTTTTAACTATAGTTTGGCTCTCAATTTTTATGGTATTTATCTCCTTATTTACTGGTATTGCTATTTTATTTGTTGTAACTGTTTTAATGATTTTGTTCTTTAGTTTTAAATTAAAACTTAAGCCTCTAAAAATTGCTTTATTCCTCAGCCCTATATTAATTCTAGCTTTTGGAGGTTATAAATTAGAAAAATCATACTCTAGCTTTTATGAAAATAATAAACCTTTAAAAGAGCTAGAAAAAACTGCAAATGGACGATTTTATTTTCATGATTCTACAGCAACAAACAAAGAGAATGGTTATTATACATTTCGAAACAACTGCTTTGGTGAAATGTTCTGGGAATGGGAGAAAAAAAGCACCTTGCCTTTTCATGGAAATGATTTAAAAGGACAGAAATTAAAAATTACCCTTACCCGTTTTCTAACCTCTAAAGGAGTTTATAAAGACAGCCTCTCTGTTTATAATTTAACACCAAAAGAAATAAATGCCATAGAAAATGGCGTAGCAAATTACAAGTTGGTAAATATGTCAAGCATCGATAAACGTTTGTTTGATATTATATGGGAATTTGATAACTATAAAAATGGTGGAGATATTAATGGTCACTCTATACTAATGCGATTAGAATATTGGAAAACTGGTTTGGAAATCTTTATTGACAATCAAATTTTAGGAGTTGGATCTGGTGACATACAAGCTGCTTTTGACAAACAGTATGAACTAAACAATTCTACTTTAAAGCCTCAATTTAGACTTAGAGCACATAACCAATACATAACAATTGCAGCAACTTTTGGGGTTGTTGGAATAGTTCTTTTTTGCTGGTTTTTGTTTTACCCTATGGTTAAAACAAAATCTTACCAAAACTATTTATATGTGGCTTTCTTCTTAATTATTTTGGTTTCGATGCTAACTGAAGACACATTAGATACTCAAATTGGAATTACGTTTTTCGCTTTTTTTAATACCTTATTTGTCCTAAATCATAAAATATTAGATTAG
- the crcB gene encoding fluoride efflux transporter CrcB, which yields MINYIAIFIGGGLGSLCRYVISKFSTSFFDGNFPLGTFISNTLSCIILAISVLLFANKIDASTTLKLFLITGFCGGFSTFSTFSFETFELLKSGNYFVAILNILLSVIVGVGLIYILLKNQG from the coding sequence ATGATAAATTATATAGCAATATTTATTGGTGGTGGTTTAGGAAGTTTATGTCGTTATGTTATATCTAAGTTTAGCACCTCTTTTTTTGATGGAAATTTTCCATTAGGAACCTTTATTTCAAATACATTAAGTTGCATAATTTTAGCAATTTCAGTATTACTTTTTGCCAACAAAATTGATGCAAGCACCACACTAAAGTTATTTTTAATTACAGGGTTTTGTGGAGGTTTTAGTACCTTCTCAACCTTTAGTTTCGAAACATTTGAATTATTAAAATCAGGCAATTATTTCGTTGCTATATTAAACATTTTACTAAGCGTTATAGTTGGTGTTGGATTGATTTATATATTATTAAAAAATCAAGGTTAA
- a CDS encoding M43 family zinc metalloprotease: MNKFLLNTLLLLLSLSVLSQSKIDRCSTMEVDATLRANNPQIGTLEDFEEWLAPKVQEYKNSVQSGNAKKMVYNIPVIIHIIHNSNESVGSGRNISNAQAVSQIKVLNEDFRKLNADFSTTPSVFQAVAADCEINFCLASEDPNGIDLDEEGIVRIDASTLSGVGNTSGGYDKPTIESSIKPVTQWDPSKYMNVWVMELSGGSLGYAQFPQSSGLSGLTGGTTTANTDGVVITYNAFGNTGTLNPQYPLGRTATHEVGHFLGLKHIWGDDSPQSIQNGTCDSGECDGNDFVDDTPDACEPNYGCKTYPHNAFNSCGTDSDGEMFVNYMDYGNDACLTMFTNDQKARMMAVMQNSPRRAELSSSSVCGSCQANKVVSDQNFSDTDTPILYEDDFGTPPWGWISGHNSFGDDAKCEQFEGWVSGVEYEVLTLFGVEIYFAKAYDATGSSTVRVSVWNDNGSFNSEPTTLITSEDFPISQITTGNPEVVDPTYISFSNPPSWYPLNGNKYYVGIELSYGVNQDSVAIYTNTDDPSNNQTSWEKWSDGTWHQMYAQDSWGKNVNFLIMPDLCTQIVGVQENDNVNNDINVYPNPTTGLINIEFENGEFLEVYNLLGEVVLNETIAADQFLVSLDLTDNPNGVYFVSIKTNDKIFTKKILLSK, translated from the coding sequence ATGAATAAATTTTTACTTAATACTTTATTACTATTGCTTTCTCTCTCTGTTTTATCTCAATCAAAAATTGATAGATGTTCAACTATGGAAGTTGATGCAACCTTGAGAGCAAATAATCCTCAAATAGGAACTCTTGAAGACTTTGAAGAATGGTTAGCTCCAAAAGTTCAAGAATATAAAAATAGTGTTCAGTCTGGTAATGCAAAAAAAATGGTTTATAACATTCCAGTAATTATTCACATTATTCATAATTCTAATGAGAGTGTTGGTTCTGGTAGAAATATATCTAATGCACAAGCGGTTTCTCAGATTAAAGTTTTGAATGAAGATTTTAGAAAGTTAAATGCGGACTTTTCAACAACCCCTTCAGTTTTTCAAGCTGTAGCAGCTGATTGTGAGATTAATTTTTGTTTAGCTTCAGAAGATCCAAATGGGATTGATTTAGATGAAGAAGGAATTGTAAGAATAGATGCTTCTACATTGTCTGGAGTGGGAAATACATCGGGAGGTTATGACAAGCCTACAATTGAATCTTCAATTAAGCCTGTTACTCAATGGGATCCATCAAAATATATGAATGTATGGGTAATGGAATTGTCAGGCGGATCATTGGGGTATGCTCAATTTCCACAATCATCTGGATTATCTGGATTAACTGGAGGAACTACCACTGCGAATACAGATGGAGTTGTAATAACTTATAATGCTTTTGGGAATACAGGTACTTTAAACCCTCAATATCCTTTAGGAAGAACTGCAACTCATGAAGTGGGGCATTTTTTGGGTTTAAAACATATTTGGGGTGATGATTCTCCTCAATCAATACAAAATGGGACGTGTGATAGTGGTGAATGTGATGGTAATGATTTTGTGGATGATACCCCTGATGCTTGTGAACCAAATTATGGGTGTAAAACCTATCCTCATAATGCTTTTAATTCATGTGGGACTGATAGTGATGGAGAAATGTTTGTGAATTATATGGATTATGGAAATGACGCTTGTTTAACTATGTTTACTAACGATCAAAAAGCAAGAATGATGGCTGTTATGCAAAATTCTCCAAGAAGAGCTGAACTTAGTTCATCATCTGTATGTGGTTCATGTCAAGCTAATAAAGTTGTTTCAGATCAAAATTTTTCTGATACCGACACACCTATTTTATATGAGGATGATTTTGGAACACCTCCTTGGGGTTGGATCTCTGGACATAATAGTTTTGGAGATGATGCAAAATGTGAGCAATTTGAAGGTTGGGTTTCGGGTGTGGAATATGAAGTTCTTACTCTATTTGGTGTTGAAATTTATTTTGCTAAAGCTTATGATGCCACAGGTTCTAGTACAGTTAGAGTTTCTGTTTGGAATGATAATGGATCTTTTAATTCAGAGCCTACAACCCTTATTACTAGTGAGGATTTTCCAATTAGTCAAATAACAACTGGAAACCCAGAAGTTGTCGATCCGACATATATTTCATTTTCTAATCCTCCATCATGGTATCCTCTAAATGGTAATAAATATTATGTGGGTATTGAGCTGAGTTATGGAGTTAATCAAGATTCAGTAGCAATTTATACAAATACTGATGATCCTTCAAATAATCAAACTTCATGGGAAAAATGGAGTGATGGAACTTGGCACCAAATGTATGCTCAAGATTCATGGGGCAAAAACGTTAACTTTTTAATTATGCCTGATTTGTGTACTCAAATAGTTGGTGTACAAGAAAATGATAACGTAAATAATGATATTAATGTTTATCCAAATCCAACAACAGGATTAATTAATATTGAGTTTGAAAATGGTGAATTTTTGGAGGTTTATAATCTTTTAGGTGAAGTAGTTTTGAATGAAACCATAGCTGCTGATCAATTTTTAGTTTCGTTAGACTTAACAGATAATCCAAATGGTGTTTATTTTGTTTCAATCAAAACAAATGACAAAATTTTCACTAAAAAAATATTACTAAGTAAATAG